AAAGCCTGAAGATTTCAACGAGCTCGGGCCTCTCGTAGGTTGCGAACGCTTCCCCGAGTTTGTACAGGTTGTAGGCCTCGTTTTCCTGCCGGATTACCATCTTAAGCAGTTCCTCCAGCTTCATTCTCCCCCTCCACTACCTCAAGGTATTTAATCAGTTCCCCGACGTCCGGGAGGACCAGATCGGGATTTATACCGCTCCCCTCGATATCTTCCAGCGTGCTCACCCCGGTGAGAACCATCACGGCCTTCATGCCGAAGCGCTTCGCGAAGGCTATGTCCGTGTCTAACCTGTCCCCCACCATCCAGATTTCCTCAACTTCCCCGAGCTTTTCTCTGGCGACCTCATAAACCGGCCCGTTGGGCTTGCCTATTATCAGGGGCTCCGTGTCAGTTGCGGCCTTAATCGCGGCTATTATCGCTCCTGCGCCGGGGTAGAGGCCCTCTTCCGCCGGATAAGTGGTATCCGGGTTCGTGCCTATAAACTTCGCCCCGTTCCTTATGGCTAGCGTGGCGTACTTGAGCTTCTC
This is a stretch of genomic DNA from Thermococcus zilligii AN1. It encodes these proteins:
- a CDS encoding HAD-IIA family hydrolase, whose protein sequence is MIGLIFDMDGVIYRGNRPVEGAKELIDFLKRRGIPFIFLTNNSTRDPSMYREKLLSMGIDVPEDRIVTSGLAARLYMEKHFRPGRVFVIGGEGLLREMERLGWGVIEVEKARNGGWKEIEYVVVGLDPSLTYEKLKYATLAIRNGAKFIGTNPDTTYPAEEGLYPGAGAIIAAIKAATDTEPLIIGKPNGPVYEVAREKLGEVEEIWMVGDRLDTDIAFAKRFGMKAVMVLTGVSTLEDIEGSGINPDLVLPDVGELIKYLEVVEGENEAGGTA